From a region of the Calliphora vicina chromosome 4, idCalVici1.1, whole genome shotgun sequence genome:
- the rst gene encoding irregular chiasm C-roughest protein — protein MEPQDQTAVVGARVTLPCRVINKQGVLQWTKDDFGLGTSRDLAGFERYSMIGSDEEGDYSLDIYPVMLDDDARYQCQVSPGPEGQPAVRSTFAKITVLVPPEAPKISQGEVIHATEDRKVDIECVSVGGKPAAEITWIDGFGNVITDNIEYTVIPLPDLRRFTAKSVLKLTPKKEHHNTTFTCQAQNTADRTYRSAKIRLEVKYAPKVRVSVIGGAVGNGRILEHSQVRLECKSDANPSDVRYKWYINDEPISGGQKTEMVIRNVTRKFHDAIVKCEVQNSIGKSEDSETLDISYGPTFKEKPRSMEADIGSLVTLNCEVDGNPTPDIVWIQHPIDRVVGANPNLTFSVSNETAGRYYCKANVPGYAEISADAYVYLKGSPSISSARTQYGLIGDTARIECFATSVPRARHVSWTFNGHEISSELGHDYSVLVDAVPGGVKSTLIIRDSQSYHYGKYNCTVVNDYGNDVAEINLQAQKSVPLLMTIVGGISAVALLMIITILVVVYFKCKKRSKLPPADVISEHQITKNGGVGSCKMEAGDRTSNYSDLKVDISGGYVPYGDYTTHYSPPPQYLTTCSTKSNGSSTIIQNNHQNHIQQQLQQQQHQQQQQQQQQQSLPMTFLSSNGNGSLTGSIIGSREIRQENGLPSLQSTTASVVSSSPNGSCSNQSTATHVVTATPASAVDPRFSAIYGNPYLRSSNSSLMPPPTAV, from the exons ATGGAACCGCAAGATCAAACGGCGGTAGTGGGTGCCCGTGTAACTCTACCCTGTAGAGTGATCAACAAACAGGGTGTTTTGCAGTGGACCAAAGATGATTTTGGCTTGGGTACCTCTAGAGATTTGGCCGGGTTCGAGCGTTACTCCATGATAGGCAGCGATGAGGAGGGTGATTATTCTTTGGATATTTATCCGGTTATGTTGGATGATGATGCACGCTATCAGTGTCAAGTGAGTCCGGGTCCAGAAGGCCAACCGGCTGTTAGATCTACATTTGCCAAAATTACAGTATTAGTACCGCCAGAAGCACCCAAGATATCGCAAGGCGAAGTGATTCATGCCACAGAAGATCGTAAGGTAGATATAGAATGTGTGTCGGTGGGTGGTAAACCGGCAGCAGAAATAACCTGGATCGATGGTTTTGGCAATGTGATAACCGACAATATTGAATACACCGTTATACCTTTACCGGATCTCAGAAGATTTACCGCCAAATCTGTGCTTAAACTAACGCCCAAAAAGGAACATCACAATACCACTTTTACCTGCCAGGCTCAAAATACTGCCGATCGTACCTATCGCTCTGCCAAAATAAGACTGGAAGTGAAATACGCTCCCAAGGTTAGGGTTAGTGTGATAGGCGGTGCTGTGGGTAATGGACGGATACTGGAACATTCTCAAGTTAGGCTGGAGTGTAAATCTGATGCTAATCCCAGTGATGTACGCTACAAGTGGTACATAAATGATGAACCCATAAGTGGTGGACAAAAAACAGAAATG gTCATACGCAATGTCACAAGAAAATTCCATGATGCCATAGTGAAATGTGAAGTGCAAAATTCCATAGGCAAAAGTGAGGACAGTGAGACTTTGGATATCAGCT atggcccaacaTTTAAAGAGAAACCTCGATCCATGGAGGCTGATATTGGGAGTTTGGTTACCTTGAATTGTGAAGTTGATGGCAATCCTACACCCGACATTGTATGGATACAACATCCCATTGATAGA GTGGTTGGCGCCAATCCTAATTTAACCTTTAGTGTTAGCAATGAAACCGCTGGCCGTTATTATTGCAAGGCCAATGTTCCCGGTTATGCAGAGATTTCGGCCGATGCCTATGTCTATCTTAAAGGTTCGCCCAGCATTTCCTCGGCACGCACCCAATATGGTTTGATTGGTGATACAGCGCGCATTGAATGTTTTGCCACCTCTGTGCCCCGAGCACGTCATGTCTCCTGGACATTTAATGGCCATGAAATCAGTTCGGAATTAGGTCATGATTATTCAGTTTTAGTTGATGCCGTGCCGGGTGGTGTGAAATCGACCTTAATTATACGTGACAGTCAATCTTATCACTATGGCAAATACAACTGCACGGTGGTTAATGATTATGGCAATGATGTGGCGGAAATTAATTTACAAGCACAAA AAAGCGTTCCCTTGTTAATGACCATAGTGGGAGGCATTTCAGCTGTGGCGCTATTAATGATCATTACCATTCTAGTGGTGGTAtatttcaaatgtaaaaaacgttcCAAACTTCCCCCAGCCGATGTTATAAGCGAACATCAAATTACGAAAAATGGAGGCGTGGGTTCATGCAAAATGGAGGCTGGTGATCGTACTTCCAATTATAGTGATCTCAAGGTGGATATCTCGGGTGGTTATGTACCTTATGGAGATTACACCACACACTATAGTCCACCACCTCAATATCTAACCACTTGTTCCACGAAATCCAATGGTAGCTCCacaattatacaaaataatcaTCAAAACCATATACAGCAACAgctgcaacaacaacagcaccaacagcagcagcagcaacaacaacaacagagtCTGCCCATGACCTTTTTGTCATCGAATGGTAATGGCAGTTTAACCGGCAGCATTATTGGCTCCCGGGAAATACGCCAGGAAAATGGTCTTCCTAGTTTACAATCAACCACGGCCTCTGTGGTGAGTTCATCACCTAACGGCAGTTGTAGTAATCAAAGTACCGCCACTCATGTGGTAACTGCTACACCAGCTTCAGCGGTTGATCCACGTTTTAGTGCCATTTATGGTAATCCCTATTTAAGATCATCGAATTCCTCTCTAATGCCACCACCAACAGCTgtttaa
- the LOC135956718 gene encoding estradiol 17-beta-dehydrogenase 8: MAKQLFGKLAIVTGAGSGIGRSTCRVLKDYGAKVIAADLNLKAAEATATQLGGDVYPLKIDVSSNDSVCLAVKQTTTQFKSAPSVVVNCAGITRDGYLLKMPVHDYDDVYSVNLKGTFLVTQQFAKAMIEHNIKDGSIVNISSIVAKLNNVGQANYAATKAGVISFTEVASKEFGKFGIRVNAILPGYINTPMVEVVPQKIKDQIVVRCPLGRMGEPNEIAEVIAFLASDKSSYVNGAAIEVTGGLK, encoded by the exons ATGGCTAAAcaattatttggaaaattagcAATTGTTACCG GAGCTGGCTCTGGTATTGGACGCAGCACATGCCGTGTGTTGAAAGATTATGGGGCCAAAGTCATAGCAGCTGATCTTAATTTGAAAGCAGCCGAAGCGACGGCAACACAATTGGGTGGTG ATGTTTACCCCTTGAAAATTGATGTATCATCAAATGATAGCGTTTGTTTAGCCGTTAAACAAACCACCACACAATTCAAAAGTGCCCCCTCGGTGGTGGTTAATTGCGCTGGAATTACACGTGACGGCTATTTACTAAAAATGCCTGTACACGATTATGATGATGTCTATAGTGTGAATTTAAAGGGCACCTTTTTGGTGACCCAACAATTTGCCAAGGCCATGATTGAACACAACATTAAGGATGGCAGCATCGTTAATATTTCAAGTATTGTGGCCAAACTGAATAATGTGGGCCAGGCAAATTATGCCGCTACCAAAGCAGGTGTCATTTCATTTACCGAGGTGGCTTCAAAAGAATTTGGTAAATTCGGCATACGGGTGAATGCCATCCTGCCAGGTTACATCAATACACCCATGGTGGAGGTGGTGCCCCAAAAGATTAAAGACCAAATTGTTGTACGTTGTCCACTGGGCCGTATGGGCGAACCAAATGAAATTGCTGAAGTAATAGCATTTTTAGCATCTGATAAATCATCGTATGTTAATGGTGCTGCCATCGAGGTAACAGGTGGCCTTAAGTGA
- the LOC135956827 gene encoding LOW QUALITY PROTEIN: uncharacterized protein LOC135956827 (The sequence of the model RefSeq protein was modified relative to this genomic sequence to represent the inferred CDS: deleted 2 bases in 1 codon; substituted 1 base at 1 genomic stop codon) codes for MKFCILTFVVLAAFAAVALADPVPEPAKASRYRAAQIIEDDANNADEQGVDEYDQSEKDEVAVNDSSKKGDASSGRLFMKKFLLFKNMFGQNQKQPIIPIIITGGNSNDDTDLTSPTVPSPTTITSDIEVPTATGTITSLPETDTNIDINTGEEEQFPPGRIQLYGRGTSDENDKEAHEEDAIVDQHTLAAALAAGAEEYVVTDQEIKGTSDAKANSAPARINLRRRGAKRGQVVSVRVPAKYRGYFKNGQRVILKLFXNKRNRPVKRRVIKRRNNNRRRINKNKNKNKRRRIVVA; via the exons ATGAAATTCTGTATTCTAACATTTGTCGTATTGGCAGCGTTTGCAGCAGTCGCCTTGGCCGATCCAGTACCCGAACCAGCTAAAG CTTCAAGATATCGTGCTGCTCAAATCATTGAAGATGATGCTAACAATGCTGATGAGCAAGGTGTGGATGAATACGATCAGTCGGAAAAAGATGAAGTGGCTGTAAACGATTCGTCGAAGAAAGGAGATGCTTCCAGTGGTCGTTTGTTTATGAAAAAGTTCCTGTTGTTCAAAAACATGTTTGGCCAGAACCAAAAGCAACCCATTATACCCATTATTATAACTGGAGGCAATTCTAATGATGACACTGATTTGACATCACCTACAGTACCATCTCCAACTACTATTACTTCAGACATCGAAGTACCCACTGCTACTGGCACCATTACATCTTTACCCGAAACCGATACTAATATTGATATTAATACTGGTGAAGAAGAACAATTTCCACCAGGTCGTATTCAACTTTATGGTCGCGGCACGTCCGATGAAAATGACAAGGAGGCCCATGAAGAGGATGCCATAGTCGATCAACACACTTTAGCTGCTGCTTTGGCTGCTGGAGCTGAGGAATATGTTGTTACCGATCAAGAAATTAAGGGAACTTCCGATGCTAAGGCTAACAGTGCTCCAGCACGTATTAATTTAAGACGTCGTGGTGCCAAACGTGGTCAAGTCGTGAGTGTGCGTGTACCTGCCAAATATCGTGGATACTTCAAAAATGGCCAACGCGttattttgaagttattttga AACAAAAGAAACCGCCCTGTTAAACGTCGCGTGATTAAAAGACGTAACAACAATCGCAGACGCATcaacaagaacaaaaacaaaaacaaacgtcGTCGCATTGTGGTTGCTTGA